In Rhizobium sp. N324, a single genomic region encodes these proteins:
- a CDS encoding rhomboid family intramembrane serine protease — protein MFIPFHDANTLKHIKAQWVTLSLIALNVAVWLFTSLESEQAAQATTVGLGYIPAIAFGDAVLAQGLEIVPAPLTYLTYAFVHSGFWHLASNMIFLWVFGDNVEDAMGHLRFLIFYLLCAAAGALCHGLLTMTSQAPLVGASGAISGVVAAYVMLHPRVRVWVLVFFRLPLPLPAFVPLLLWIGQQFFMLAMAPDGDVSWGAHVGGILAGALLILVLRREGVPLFDREIVTPRAVKDDPGAGPAITVDAAGRKIQRLPWGRRRQEY, from the coding sequence ATGTTCATACCATTTCACGACGCCAATACGCTGAAACATATCAAGGCCCAGTGGGTGACGCTCTCACTGATCGCATTGAATGTCGCCGTCTGGCTTTTCACCAGCCTGGAGAGCGAGCAGGCAGCGCAGGCAACGACGGTCGGGCTCGGCTATATCCCGGCGATCGCCTTTGGCGACGCAGTGCTGGCCCAGGGGCTGGAAATCGTGCCGGCGCCGCTGACTTACCTCACCTATGCCTTCGTCCATTCCGGCTTCTGGCATCTGGCATCCAACATGATCTTCCTCTGGGTCTTCGGCGACAATGTCGAGGACGCGATGGGACATCTGCGCTTCCTGATTTTCTATCTGCTCTGCGCGGCCGCCGGCGCACTCTGCCACGGCCTGCTGACCATGACGTCGCAAGCGCCGCTGGTCGGCGCCTCGGGGGCGATCTCCGGCGTGGTTGCCGCCTATGTCATGCTGCATCCGCGCGTCAGGGTCTGGGTTCTGGTCTTCTTCCGTCTGCCGCTGCCGCTGCCGGCCTTCGTGCCGCTGCTTTTATGGATCGGCCAGCAATTCTTCATGCTGGCGATGGCACCCGACGGCGACGTGTCCTGGGGCGCCCATGTCGGCGGCATCCTTGCCGGGGCGCTTCTGATCCTGGTGCTGCGCCGGGAAGGCGTGCCGCTTTTCGACCGGGAGATCGTCACGCCCCGGGCTGTGAAAGACGATCCCGGCGCCGGTCCGGCCATCACTGTCGATGCCGCCGGGCGAAAGATCCAACGCCTTCCCTGGGGCCGGCGCAGACAAGAATATTGA
- a CDS encoding cob(I)yrinic acid a,c-diamide adenosyltransferase: protein MVKLNKIYTKTGDDGTTGLVAGPRRTKDDLRVDAYGTIDEANSAIGLARLHTAGLPELDAMLMSIQNDLFDLGADLATPDTGGPPAYEPLRIVEAQVARVERDIDQLNAGLEPLKSFILPGGSPAAAQLHLARTIARRAERLMVALARTDGEILSEPARKYVNRLSDFLFVAARHANDRGHADVLWVPGKNR, encoded by the coding sequence ATGGTGAAACTCAACAAAATCTACACCAAAACCGGCGACGACGGCACGACCGGGCTGGTTGCCGGCCCGCGCCGGACAAAGGACGATCTGCGCGTCGATGCCTATGGCACGATCGACGAGGCCAATTCCGCGATCGGCCTGGCGCGGCTGCATACAGCAGGCCTGCCCGAACTCGACGCCATGCTGATGTCGATCCAGAACGATCTCTTCGATCTCGGCGCCGATCTTGCCACGCCCGATACCGGCGGGCCGCCGGCCTATGAGCCGCTGCGGATCGTCGAGGCGCAGGTCGCCCGCGTGGAGCGCGACATCGACCAGTTGAACGCCGGCCTCGAACCGCTGAAATCCTTCATTCTGCCGGGCGGCAGTCCGGCCGCCGCCCAGTTGCATCTGGCCCGCACGATCGCGCGGCGCGCCGAACGTTTGATGGTGGCGCTTGCCCGCACCGACGGCGAGATCCTCAGCGAGCCGGCCAGGAAATACGTCAACCGGCTCTCCGATTTCCTCTTCGTCGCCGCACGTCATGCAAATGACCGAGGCCATGCGGATGTGCTTTGGGTTCCGGGAAAAAACAGATAG
- a CDS encoding SDR family oxidoreductase, with protein MAGERSIVVTGCSSGIGAHCARALKADGWRVFATVRKPEDLPGLEADGIEAFLMDYARSETISDLVGAVLERSGGRIDALFNNGAYGQPGAVEDLSTAALRAQFEANFFGWHELTRQVIPAMRKRKEGRIVQCSSILGVVPYRYRGAYTASKFALEGLSITLRMELQGSGIHVSLIEPGPIATRFTANALAKIKEHIDLENSPHAADYVRQLARLDGSGPVSRHKLGPEAVYSVLKHALNSKNPRPHYPVTTPAKQGMFLKRLLPADLFYRLMRWTD; from the coding sequence ATGGCGGGAGAGCGCAGCATCGTCGTGACTGGATGCTCGTCCGGTATCGGCGCTCATTGCGCCCGGGCGCTGAAAGCCGATGGCTGGCGCGTCTTCGCGACGGTGCGCAAACCGGAAGACCTGCCGGGCCTGGAGGCCGATGGCATCGAAGCCTTCCTGATGGACTATGCCAGGAGCGAAACGATCTCGGATCTGGTCGGCGCGGTTCTGGAACGCAGCGGCGGCCGCATCGATGCGCTCTTCAACAATGGCGCCTACGGCCAGCCGGGCGCCGTCGAGGATCTTTCGACGGCAGCGCTGCGCGCCCAGTTCGAGGCGAATTTCTTCGGCTGGCATGAATTGACGCGGCAGGTGATCCCGGCGATGCGCAAACGCAAGGAGGGCCGGATCGTGCAGTGCTCGTCGATTCTCGGCGTCGTGCCCTATCGCTATCGCGGCGCCTACACCGCTTCCAAATTCGCGCTCGAAGGCCTCAGCATCACGCTGCGCATGGAGCTGCAGGGCAGCGGCATCCATGTGAGCCTGATCGAGCCGGGACCGATCGCCACACGTTTCACCGCCAACGCGCTCGCAAAGATCAAGGAGCATATCGACCTTGAGAATTCGCCGCACGCGGCCGACTATGTCAGGCAACTGGCGAGACTCGATGGATCCGGCCCGGTCAGCCGCCATAAGCTCGGCCCGGAAGCGGTCTATTCCGTATTGAAACACGCATTGAACTCGAAAAACCCAAGGCCACATTATCCTGTAACGACACCGGCTAAACAGGGCATGTTCCTGAAGCGGCTGCTTCCGGCAGACCTCTTCTACCGCCTGATGCGCTGGACGGACTGA
- a CDS encoding disulfide bond formation protein B: MTANASPLARPGLVYSILLAIGMAAAVGTALGFQYIGGYIPCALCLLQRQPYYYAIPIAILAAISELVGLPNWITRALILAAGMLMLVTAGMGVYHAGVEWHFWAGPATCSTTASSMTTNAGDLLGELNTIKGPSCTDAALRVLGLSFAGWNVIAGILLAAFAFVGVRKAA; this comes from the coding sequence CGCCCGCCCCGGCCTCGTCTATTCCATATTGCTCGCCATCGGCATGGCGGCGGCGGTCGGCACGGCGCTTGGTTTCCAATATATCGGCGGCTATATTCCCTGTGCGCTCTGCCTGCTGCAGCGCCAGCCCTATTACTACGCCATCCCGATCGCCATCCTCGCGGCAATTTCGGAACTTGTCGGCCTGCCGAACTGGATCACCCGCGCGCTCATTCTCGCCGCCGGCATGCTGATGCTGGTGACGGCCGGCATGGGCGTCTATCACGCCGGCGTCGAATGGCATTTCTGGGCCGGCCCGGCGACCTGCTCGACGACGGCAAGCAGCATGACGACCAATGCCGGCGATCTGCTCGGCGAACTCAACACGATCAAGGGCCCGTCCTGCACCGATGCGGCGCTCCGGGTGCTCGGCCTGTCCTTTGCCGGCTGGAACGTGATTGCCGGAATTCTGCTCGCAGCCTTCGCTTTCGTCGGCGTTCGCAAGGCGGCCTGA
- a CDS encoding HNH endonuclease gives MTIAVSPQALPALVLNADYRPLSYYPLSLWSWQDAIKAVFLDRVNIIAEYEHSVSSPSFSMRLPSVVCLKTYVQPSRNPAFTRFNVFLRDRFECQYCGAHDDLTFDHVIPRAHGGETTWENVVAACSPCNLRKGSKLPKQASMFPAQKPYQPTVQDLHNNGRLFPPNYLHDSWLDYLYWDTELQP, from the coding sequence TTGACGATTGCAGTCTCCCCCCAGGCCCTGCCAGCGCTCGTTCTGAACGCTGACTACCGGCCGCTGAGTTATTACCCCTTGTCGCTGTGGTCCTGGCAGGACGCGATCAAGGCGGTATTTCTCGACCGTGTGAACATCATCGCCGAGTATGAACATTCGGTTTCCTCGCCGAGTTTTTCGATGCGGCTTCCGAGCGTCGTGTGCCTCAAGACTTACGTTCAGCCGTCCCGCAATCCGGCCTTCACCCGGTTCAACGTCTTCCTGCGCGACCGGTTCGAGTGCCAGTATTGCGGCGCCCATGACGATCTGACCTTCGATCACGTCATCCCGCGCGCCCATGGCGGCGAAACCACCTGGGAGAATGTCGTGGCCGCCTGTTCGCCCTGCAATCTGCGCAAGGGCAGCAAGCTTCCCAAGCAGGCGAGCATGTTCCCGGCGCAGAAGCCCTATCAGCCGACGGTGCAGGATCTACACAATAACGGCCGGCTGTTTCCGCCGAACTATCTGCACGACAGCTGGCTCGACTATCTCTACTGGGATACCGAACTGCAGCCCTGA
- a CDS encoding DNA-3-methyladenine glycosylase family protein: MLSSAMDLGFEPLRGDVQIIRNEDDVRLGLEALLRLDPRLVPIAAQAGPLPLRLREPGFAGLAHIIVSQMVSRASAEAIWRRMLPADGLLTAEGYVLLHAEAWRDFGLSRAKAETLSRIAETVASGQLDLAGLCLKPPEEALGELIALKGVGPWTAEVYLMFCGGHADVFPAGDVALQSAVGAAFGLAARPQIKALTALAQTWSPWRSVAARLFWAYYATKTRRDMVPTG; the protein is encoded by the coding sequence ATGCTTTCTTCTGCCATGGATTTGGGTTTCGAACCACTGCGAGGCGATGTGCAGATCATCCGCAACGAAGACGACGTCAGGTTGGGGCTCGAAGCGCTGCTCCGTCTCGATCCGCGCCTTGTGCCGATCGCGGCGCAGGCCGGCCCTCTCCCGCTGCGGCTGCGCGAACCGGGTTTTGCCGGCCTTGCCCATATCATCGTCTCGCAGATGGTGTCGCGCGCCAGTGCCGAGGCGATCTGGCGGCGCATGCTGCCGGCCGACGGCCTCCTGACCGCCGAAGGCTACGTGCTGCTTCACGCCGAAGCCTGGCGCGACTTCGGCCTGTCGCGCGCCAAGGCCGAGACGCTGTCGCGGATCGCCGAAACCGTTGCCTCCGGCCAACTCGATCTTGCCGGGCTCTGCCTGAAGCCGCCTGAAGAAGCGCTTGGCGAACTCATCGCGCTGAAGGGCGTCGGTCCGTGGACGGCAGAGGTCTATCTGATGTTCTGCGGCGGCCATGCCGATGTCTTCCCGGCCGGCGACGTCGCGCTGCAGAGTGCCGTCGGTGCGGCATTCGGTCTCGCGGCCCGGCCGCAGATAAAGGCGCTGACTGCCCTGGCGCAAACCTGGTCGCCATGGCGCTCGGTGGCGGCCCGGCTTTTCTGGGCCTATTACGCCACGAAAACGCGCCGCGACATGGTGCCGACCGGCTGA
- a CDS encoding twin transmembrane helix small protein yields MSTVTYILAIIVMGLVALVLIRGLFNMMKGGDANRSNKLMQLRVLLQAIAVILIMLTLWITGGGRPT; encoded by the coding sequence ATGTCCACCGTCACCTATATCCTTGCGATCATCGTCATGGGCCTCGTCGCCCTCGTCCTGATCCGCGGCCTCTTCAACATGATGAAAGGCGGCGACGCCAACCGTTCCAACAAGCTGATGCAGCTTCGCGTGCTGTTACAGGCAATCGCCGTCATCCTGATCATGCTGACACTCTGGATCACCGGCGGCGGCCGGCCGACGTGA
- a CDS encoding YihY/virulence factor BrkB family protein yields MPKPLRTIYDVVYDAICHMVEDDGFAMASHVALSSLLAVFPFLIFGTALASFLGADQFSSTAIHLIFDTWPEAIAKPLADQVLQVLTIPRGGLLTISVLAAAYFASNGVEALRISLNRAYRVQETRPWYFTRLASLGYVLIAVIIFAAISILLVAVPLALDYARNWFPLFADTLEIVFSWRIYGTLVVLTVGLLVMHLWLPAGKRRVFDVIPGVLLTLLLWLAGALIFAYYLATFANYTATYAGLASVMIVLIFLYMVGVIFIIGAEINAALIKFRVFRMFSHTLSIVGRQRVERPSEPDKAANIGP; encoded by the coding sequence ATGCCGAAGCCACTGCGCACGATATACGACGTGGTCTATGACGCGATCTGTCACATGGTCGAGGATGACGGCTTCGCCATGGCGAGCCATGTGGCGCTGTCGAGCCTGCTTGCGGTTTTCCCCTTCCTGATCTTCGGCACGGCGCTGGCAAGCTTCCTCGGCGCCGATCAGTTTTCCTCGACCGCCATTCATCTGATCTTCGACACCTGGCCCGAGGCGATCGCCAAGCCGCTCGCCGACCAGGTGCTGCAGGTGCTGACCATTCCGCGCGGCGGGCTGCTGACGATCTCGGTGCTGGCGGCCGCCTATTTCGCTTCGAACGGCGTCGAGGCGCTGCGCATTTCGCTCAACCGCGCCTACCGGGTGCAGGAAACGCGGCCGTGGTATTTCACCCGCCTCGCCAGCCTCGGCTATGTGCTGATCGCAGTGATCATCTTTGCGGCGATCAGCATCCTGCTGGTCGCCGTGCCGCTGGCGCTCGACTATGCCAGGAACTGGTTTCCGCTGTTTGCCGATACGCTCGAGATCGTCTTCAGCTGGCGTATCTATGGCACGCTTGTGGTGCTGACCGTCGGGCTGCTGGTCATGCATCTCTGGCTGCCGGCCGGCAAACGGCGGGTCTTCGACGTCATTCCGGGCGTGCTGCTCACCCTGCTGCTCTGGCTCGCCGGGGCGCTGATCTTTGCCTATTATCTCGCGACCTTCGCCAATTATACCGCAACCTATGCCGGTCTCGCCTCCGTCATGATCGTGCTGATCTTCCTCTACATGGTCGGCGTCATCTTCATCATCGGCGCCGAGATCAACGCGGCGCTGATCAAATTCCGGGTCTTCCGGATGTTTTCCCACACGCTTTCGATTGTCGGCAGGCAGCGGGTCGAAAGGCCATCAGAGCCCGACAAGGCGGCGAATATCGGCCCCTGA
- a CDS encoding electron transfer flavoprotein subunit beta/FixA family protein: protein MKILVPVKRVVDYNVKIRVKPDGSGVELANVKMSMNPFDEISVEEALRLKEAGKAEEVVVVSIGPAKAEETLRTALAMGADRAILVETDDAVEPLAVAKILKGVADAEQPGLVIVGKQAIDDDSNQTGQMLAALLGSAQATFASKIEIGDGKATVTREVDGGLQTIEIKLPAVITSDLRLNEPRYASLPNIMKAKKKPLDKKSPADFGVSTTPRLKVLKTEEPSGRKAGVKVKSVAELVDKLKNEAGVL from the coding sequence ATGAAGATTCTCGTGCCCGTCAAGCGCGTCGTCGACTACAACGTGAAGATCCGGGTGAAGCCGGATGGTTCCGGTGTCGAGCTTGCCAATGTGAAGATGTCGATGAACCCGTTCGACGAGATCTCGGTGGAAGAGGCGCTGCGGCTGAAGGAAGCCGGCAAGGCTGAGGAAGTGGTGGTGGTGTCGATCGGTCCGGCCAAGGCCGAGGAGACGCTGCGCACCGCGCTGGCCATGGGTGCCGACCGGGCGATCCTGGTCGAGACCGATGATGCCGTCGAGCCGCTGGCTGTCGCCAAGATCCTCAAGGGCGTGGCCGATGCCGAGCAGCCGGGATTGGTCATCGTCGGCAAGCAGGCGATCGACGACGACAGCAACCAGACCGGCCAGATGCTGGCCGCCCTGCTCGGTTCGGCGCAGGCGACCTTCGCCTCGAAGATCGAGATCGGTGACGGCAAGGCAACGGTCACCCGCGAGGTCGATGGCGGCCTGCAGACGATCGAGATCAAGCTGCCGGCGGTGATCACCTCGGATCTGCGTCTCAACGAACCGCGTTATGCCTCGCTGCCGAACATCATGAAGGCGAAGAAGAAGCCGCTCGACAAGAAGAGCCCGGCTGATTTCGGCGTCTCCACCACGCCGCGGCTGAAGGTGCTGAAGACCGAGGAGCCCTCGGGCCGCAAGGCCGGCGTCAAGGTCAAGTCGGTCGCCGAACTCGTCGACAAGCTGAAGAACGAAGCCGGCGTGCTTTAA
- the gluQRS gene encoding tRNA glutamyl-Q(34) synthetase GluQRS, with product MTTSERQKPVFRFAPSPNGELHLGHALSAFLNRDMAEAEQGRLLLRIEDIDQTRCTPEFEAGILSDLDWLGIGWESPVRRQSEHFPEYQAALHALIERGVVYPAFLTRGEVKTRVTAYEAAGKTWPRDPDGTPHYPAIDRERPEDEWREMLTSGKKHAWRLDMRKALDLIGELLFWTETGDGRSGEIAAEPDVWGDVILSRSDAPSSYHLSVVVDDAIQGITHVVRGLDLFHATSVHRLLQVLLGLPQPVYHHHRLVLDAAGRKLSKSQGDSGIGELRARGLSGADIRRLVGL from the coding sequence ATGACCACGAGCGAGCGTCAAAAACCTGTCTTTCGTTTTGCGCCGAGCCCCAACGGTGAGCTGCATCTCGGCCATGCGCTCTCGGCCTTCTTGAACCGCGACATGGCGGAGGCCGAGCAGGGCCGCCTGCTGCTGCGCATCGAGGATATCGACCAGACCCGCTGCACGCCGGAATTCGAGGCCGGCATCCTCAGCGATCTCGACTGGCTGGGGATTGGCTGGGAAAGCCCGGTGCGGCGCCAGTCGGAACATTTTCCCGAATATCAGGCGGCACTTCACGCGCTGATCGAGCGTGGGGTGGTCTATCCGGCCTTCCTGACGCGCGGCGAGGTGAAGACGCGCGTCACGGCCTATGAGGCGGCGGGTAAAACCTGGCCGCGCGATCCCGACGGCACCCCGCATTATCCCGCAATCGATCGCGAACGCCCGGAAGACGAATGGCGGGAGATGCTGACCTCGGGAAAAAAACACGCCTGGCGGCTCGATATGCGCAAGGCGCTCGACCTGATCGGCGAGCTGCTGTTCTGGACGGAAACCGGCGACGGCAGATCGGGCGAGATCGCCGCCGAGCCGGACGTCTGGGGCGACGTCATCCTGTCGCGCTCCGACGCCCCGTCGAGCTATCATCTTTCGGTGGTGGTCGACGACGCGATCCAGGGCATCACCCATGTGGTGCGCGGGCTCGATCTGTTCCACGCGACATCGGTGCACCGGCTGCTGCAGGTGCTGCTCGGCCTGCCGCAGCCGGTCTATCATCATCATCGCCTTGTTCTCGACGCTGCCGGCCGCAAGCTTTCGAAAAGCCAGGGCGACAGCGGCATCGGCGAATTGCGCGCCCGCGGCCTGTCAGGGGCCGATATTCGCCGCCTTGTCGGGCTCTGA